One Vitis riparia cultivar Riparia Gloire de Montpellier isolate 1030 chromosome 4, EGFV_Vit.rip_1.0, whole genome shotgun sequence genomic window carries:
- the LOC117912414 gene encoding ubiquitin-like domain-containing protein CIP73 isoform X3, with amino-acid sequence MGSTGGDEVMISGSGEAQCSEATVEIKIKTLDSQTYTLRVDKCMPVPALKEQIASVTGVLSEQQRLICRGRVLKDDQLLSAYHVEDGHTLHLVVRQPFLPSSESLPDNSATDPASNALRNQGFHVGSSVVVLSEQGDGVPDLSRIVSAVLSSFGVNNVRSGSEGADPRDPVPERGSGTPGLSGLRDSSSRQQPNQAATIDQSNPLNGASLLPNDVTLEQLQPPVIPDSLTTLSQYLRNMRHEFGGSVRGHGNNSAAGIHGCDLQNSEATLQSDVTQGGLPTPASLAEVILSTRQILIEQAAEDLSQLTRQLENHANVTDPSARRSIQSNALRLGAILQNLGALLLELGRTTMTLRMGQTPNDAVVNAGPAIFISTSGPNPIMVQPLPFHPGTSFGAIPMGTVQPGSGFSSGTLRSGFLPRNIDIRIRTGSMMPPSVINQREPAGGQTSQGQTSPALSGGVNSIHQPAAAASRSSSSTREAEVRVVPIRTVVAAIPAAARRSPSDSSRSSMGLFYPVLARVQHVMSGNYNGARGSQASDEHQPRGLGAQQQSVPESASQQNIESQVRDEGAAANKGRRWKEPDR; translated from the exons ATGGGTAGTACTGGTGGTGATGAAGTAATGATTTCTGGGAGTGGTGAGGCTCAATGTTCCGAGGCCACTgttgagataaaaataaaaacactggATTCTCAAACATATACTTTGCGAGTGGATAAATGT ATGCCAGTTCCTGCTTTAAAAGAACAAATTGCTAGTGTTACCGGTGTGTTATCCGAACAACAGCGCCTCATATGCCGTGGAAGGGTTTTGAAGGATGATCAACTCCTCTCAGCTTACC ATGTGGAAGATGGTCACACATTGCATCTTGTTGTTAGACAACCATTTCTGCCATCATCAGAGAGCTTGCCTGATAATTCAG CCACAGATCCTGCATCAAATGCTCTTCGTAATCAAGGTTTTCATGTAGGTTCTAGTGTGGTAGTTTTATCCGAGCAAGGGGATGGAGTTCCAGATCTCAGTCGG ATTGTCTCAGCTGTTCTCAGTTCTTTTGGAGTCAATAATGTTCGAAGTGGCAGTGAAGGGGCTGACCCTAGG GATCCTGTCCCAGAGAGGGGCTCAGGAACTCCTGGTTTAAGTGGTTTGAGAGACTCTAGCAGCAGACAGCAACCTAACCAGGCTGCTACAATTGATCAGTCTAATCCTCTCAATGGTGCTTCTTTGCTTCCAAATGATGTTACCTTGGAGCAGCTGCAGCCACCG GTGATTCCTGATTCTTTGACAACTTTGTCTCAGTATTTGCGGAATATGAGACATGAATTTGGTGGCAGTG TCAGAGGCCATGGCAATAATTCTGCTGCTGGAATTCATGGTTGTGATTTACAAAACTCTGAGGCTACCTTGCAGTCAGATGTTACACAAGGAGGGCTTCCAACACCTGCATCCTTGGCAGAAGTGATACTTTCTACTAGACAAATACTCATTGAACAAGCTGCAGAGGACCTCTCA CAACTCACAAGACAACTAGAGAATCATGCAAATGTGACTGATCCTTCAGCACGGAGGAGCATCCAATCTAATGCCTTGAGATTAGGAGCCATCTTGCAAAATTTAGGTGCTTTGCTGCTTGAGCTTGGTCGAACAACCATGACATTGCGAATGGGTCAAACACCG AATGATGCTGTGGTTAATGCTGGACCTGCAATCTTTATATCCACATCTGGTCCCAATCCTATAATGGTTCAG CCACTTCCTTTTCACCCGGGAACAAGTTTTGGGGCCATACCCATGGGAACTGTTCAACCTGGCTCTGGTTTCTCTAGTGGTACTCTTCGTTCTGGTTTTCTTCCAAGGAATATTGACATTAGAATTCGTACAG GTTCAATGATGCCCCCGTCTGTTATTAACCAAAGGGAACCTGCTGGTGGTCAGACATCCCAGGGGCAAACAAGCCCAGCACTTTCTGGTGGTGTTAATTCCATTCACCAACCTGCTGCAGCAGCCTCTAGGAGTTCATCTTCAACCAGGGAGGCTGAAGTACGGGTTGTGCCCATTAGGACAGTGGTCGCTGCAATACCTGCTGCTGCTAGGCGCTCACCTTCTGATTCATCTCGCAGTTCAATGGGATTATTTTATCCAGTTCTAGCCAGAGTTCAACATGTAATGTCTGGAAATTATAATGGTGCAAGAGGTTCTCAAGCATCTGATGAACATCAACCTAGGGGTCTAGGCGCACAGCAGCAATCAGTTCCTGAATCTGCATCACAACAGAACATAGAATCTCAAGTTAGAGATG